The Prosthecobacter vanneervenii genome has a segment encoding these proteins:
- a CDS encoding DNA topoisomerase IV subunit B, producing MAAPAPAHNYTEDSIKSLDWREHIRLRPGMYIGKLGDGSLPEDGIYVLLKEVLDNCIDEHVMGFGNSIEITITEDQTVTVRDYGRGIPLGKLMECAAQINTGAKYDSEAFKKSVGLNGVGIKAVNALSEFFEIQAVREKQTRSIEFSKGLVVYDMGKPKPCDEPNGTRIAFRADAESFADDTHFRLDFVREMLRFYAWLNPGLALLLKTPAGEEKFKSKDGLMDLIRSKLTEEPQYPIVHLEGKDVEVAFTHGTGYGEEYYSFVNGQHTTQGGTHLAAFREAIVQECREFYKKQFDPADVRGSLIAAVSVKVQEPVFESQTKTKLGSTHMEPNGRNLRGHVTSVISAQLDNFLHKHADIAKALQEKINSNEKERKEISGIQKAARENARKAKVHNKKLRDCRIHFDTKDKRREESTLFITEGDSASGSITKSRDVETQAVFSLRGKPLNCFGLTRKIVYENEEFYLLANALQIEEDLEELRFNRVVLATDADVDGMHIRLLMITYFLQFFPELVRKGHLYILQTPLFRVRNKKETYYCYSDEERQRAIHRCGKSAEITRFKGLGEISPDEFKHFIGPHMRLEPVKIRDHETDADGNALPSDHRSVKEMLSFYMGKNTPERQAYIVENLRIEQELEFKETAEKTEALAEAA from the coding sequence GGGAGATGGATCGCTGCCGGAGGACGGCATCTACGTGCTGCTGAAGGAGGTGCTGGACAACTGCATCGACGAACACGTGATGGGTTTTGGCAATTCCATCGAAATCACCATCACCGAGGACCAGACCGTGACCGTGCGCGACTACGGGCGCGGCATTCCGCTTGGCAAGCTGATGGAGTGCGCCGCGCAGATCAATACGGGTGCGAAGTACGACAGCGAAGCATTCAAAAAATCCGTCGGCCTCAATGGCGTGGGCATCAAGGCGGTGAACGCCCTCTCCGAATTCTTCGAAATCCAGGCCGTGCGTGAGAAGCAGACGCGCTCCATCGAATTCAGCAAGGGGCTCGTGGTCTATGACATGGGCAAACCCAAGCCCTGCGATGAGCCAAACGGCACCCGCATCGCCTTCCGTGCCGATGCGGAGAGCTTTGCCGATGACACTCATTTCCGCCTGGACTTTGTGCGCGAGATGCTGCGCTTTTACGCCTGGCTGAATCCCGGCTTGGCCCTGCTCCTCAAGACCCCGGCGGGCGAGGAGAAGTTCAAGTCCAAGGACGGCCTGATGGACCTCATCCGCTCCAAGCTGACCGAAGAGCCGCAGTACCCCATCGTGCATCTGGAAGGCAAGGACGTGGAGGTGGCCTTCACCCACGGCACGGGCTACGGCGAGGAGTACTACAGCTTCGTCAACGGCCAGCACACCACGCAGGGCGGCACGCATCTGGCGGCCTTCCGTGAGGCCATCGTGCAGGAATGCCGTGAGTTTTACAAAAAGCAGTTCGACCCCGCCGACGTGCGCGGCAGCCTCATCGCCGCCGTCAGCGTGAAGGTGCAGGAGCCGGTGTTTGAGTCGCAGACCAAGACCAAGCTGGGATCCACCCACATGGAGCCCAACGGGCGCAACCTGCGCGGGCACGTCACCAGCGTCATCAGCGCCCAGCTCGACAACTTCCTGCACAAGCATGCGGACATCGCCAAAGCGCTGCAGGAGAAGATCAACTCCAACGAAAAGGAGCGCAAGGAGATCAGCGGCATCCAGAAGGCCGCGCGTGAAAACGCCCGCAAGGCCAAGGTGCACAACAAGAAGCTGCGCGACTGCCGCATCCACTTTGACACCAAGGACAAGCGCCGCGAGGAAAGCACCCTCTTCATCACTGAAGGCGACAGCGCCTCCGGCAGCATCACCAAGAGCCGCGATGTGGAGACGCAGGCCGTCTTCAGCCTACGCGGCAAGCCGCTCAACTGCTTCGGGCTCACGCGCAAGATCGTGTATGAGAACGAGGAGTTTTATCTGCTGGCCAATGCGCTGCAGATCGAGGAGGACCTGGAAGAGCTGCGCTTTAACCGCGTGGTGCTGGCCACCGATGCTGACGTGGACGGCATGCACATCCGCCTGCTGATGATCACGTACTTCCTGCAGTTCTTCCCCGAGCTGGTGCGCAAGGGGCACCTGTACATCCTGCAGACGCCGCTCTTCCGCGTGCGCAACAAGAAGGAGACCTACTACTGCTACAGCGACGAGGAGCGCCAGCGGGCCATCCACCGCTGCGGCAAGAGCGCCGAGATCACCCGCTTCAAGGGTCTGGGAGAGATCAGCCCGGATGAGTTCAAGCACTTCATCGGCCCGCACATGCGTCTGGAGCCCGTGAAAATCCGCGACCACGAAACCGACGCCGACGGCAACGCCCTGCCCTCCGACCACCGCAGCGTGAAGGAGATGCTCTCCTTCTACATGGGCAAAAACACGCCGGAGCGTCAGGCCTACATCGTGGAGAATCTCCGCATCGAGCAGGAGCTGGAATTCAAGGAGACAGCGGAGAAGACCGAGGCGCTGGCTGAGGCGGCGTGA
- a CDS encoding DUF4303 domain-containing protein, producing MSLLHDIETVWVDSASTAIVRHAGEHPDERWYAAALWLCYTDYTLFGSPCFAMNTESRAAQMEPELRWSPADWQLPCIDSTVATMQPYYSTLTESLKGVERPFWDQTIEEHYACLARVCRAITHRARSRLGVFSDARLPDDFVMGLFEIREPDPLFTQLVRASIDPEILSGLPDPIWEPL from the coding sequence ATGAGCCTGCTGCATGACATCGAAACAGTCTGGGTGGATTCAGCATCAACCGCCATCGTGAGGCATGCGGGTGAACATCCGGACGAACGATGGTATGCTGCGGCGCTGTGGTTGTGTTATACAGACTACACGCTTTTTGGCTCACCGTGCTTTGCCATGAATACGGAAAGCCGGGCCGCTCAAATGGAGCCAGAACTCCGGTGGTCGCCTGCAGATTGGCAGTTGCCCTGCATCGACAGCACCGTCGCAACCATGCAACCCTATTACTCAACTCTGACGGAATCCCTCAAAGGCGTGGAGCGCCCCTTCTGGGACCAGACGATTGAAGAGCATTACGCATGTTTAGCCAGAGTGTGCAGAGCCATTACCCACCGCGCACGTTCACGTCTGGGAGTTTTCTCAGACGCCAGACTGCCTGATGATTTTGTGATGGGCTTGTTTGAGATTCGCGAGCCAGACCCTCTATTTACGCAGCTTGTCAGAGCCAGCATCGACCCCGAGATTTTGTCTGGGCTGCCTGATCCCATATGGGAACCTTTGTGA
- a CDS encoding 3-keto-disaccharide hydrolase, whose product MKHTLTLSLLLAAAALTGCKDQNTPPPGFTALFNGNDLSGWYGWGTQDPTDLAKMTPEERAAYKKKSIEGGLVDAKGNDKGDHVNAHWKVEKGELVNDGKGLYLTTDKDYGDFELLVDYKMLPLGDSGIYLRGIPQVQIWDYTEEAKFKLGADKGSGGLWNNKNEEGKYPTKLMDKPFGQWNSFRIKMIGERVTVTLNGEVVVKNAVLENFFANRKAGYLAYGKKDAKAADAPAEKVPNGFFPDPAFARGPIQLQTHGSEIRWKNVYIREIPAEEANKELEAGSDGFKEYVNGKDLSNWQGAVDSYEVVNGAITCKPGKGGDLLIKDEFENGTIRVEFKLPPAGNNGIALRTPLGGHSASDGLELQVIDSDGYNAKQAAAGKKGLEPYQYHGSLYHCVGAKHGYLRPVGEWNFQEIQVDGQKIKVILNGTKILDVDIATLDRSQIPHPPKGLDHTKGFIGFAGHSDPVVFRSFKVKTK is encoded by the coding sequence ATGAAACACACACTGACCCTGTCCCTCCTTCTTGCCGCTGCCGCGCTCACGGGCTGCAAGGACCAGAACACCCCGCCTCCTGGTTTCACCGCCCTCTTCAACGGCAATGACCTCTCCGGCTGGTATGGCTGGGGCACCCAGGACCCCACCGACCTCGCGAAGATGACGCCCGAGGAACGTGCTGCGTACAAGAAGAAGTCCATCGAAGGCGGCCTCGTGGACGCCAAGGGCAATGACAAGGGCGACCACGTCAACGCCCACTGGAAAGTGGAAAAGGGCGAGCTCGTCAATGACGGCAAGGGCCTCTACCTCACCACCGACAAGGACTATGGCGACTTTGAGCTGCTGGTGGACTACAAGATGCTCCCCCTGGGAGACAGCGGCATCTACCTGCGCGGCATCCCCCAGGTGCAGATCTGGGACTACACCGAAGAGGCCAAGTTCAAGCTCGGCGCCGACAAAGGCTCTGGCGGTCTTTGGAACAACAAGAACGAAGAGGGCAAGTACCCCACCAAGCTCATGGACAAGCCCTTCGGCCAGTGGAACAGCTTCCGCATCAAGATGATCGGCGAGCGCGTGACCGTGACCTTGAACGGTGAAGTCGTGGTGAAAAACGCCGTGCTGGAAAACTTCTTTGCCAACCGCAAGGCCGGCTACCTGGCCTACGGCAAGAAAGACGCCAAGGCCGCAGACGCCCCCGCCGAGAAGGTCCCGAATGGCTTCTTCCCCGATCCCGCCTTTGCCAGAGGCCCCATCCAGCTCCAGACCCACGGCAGCGAGATCCGCTGGAAGAACGTCTATATCCGCGAGATCCCCGCTGAAGAAGCCAACAAAGAACTGGAAGCCGGCAGCGATGGCTTCAAGGAATACGTCAACGGCAAGGACCTCAGCAACTGGCAGGGTGCCGTGGACAGCTACGAAGTGGTGAACGGGGCCATCACCTGCAAGCCCGGCAAAGGCGGCGACCTCCTCATCAAGGATGAATTTGAAAACGGCACCATCCGCGTGGAGTTCAAGCTCCCCCCTGCTGGCAACAACGGCATCGCCCTCCGCACTCCCCTCGGCGGCCATTCCGCCTCTGATGGTCTGGAACTCCAGGTGATCGACAGCGACGGCTACAACGCCAAGCAGGCCGCCGCCGGCAAGAAAGGCCTGGAGCCCTACCAGTACCACGGCTCCCTCTACCACTGCGTGGGCGCCAAGCACGGCTACCTCCGCCCCGTGGGCGAGTGGAACTTCCAGGAAATCCAGGTCGATGGCCAGAAGATCAAAGTCATCCTCAATGGCACCAAGATCCTCGACGTGGACATCGCCACGCTCGACCGCAGCCAGATCCCCCACCCGCCGAAAGGTCTCGACCACACCAAGGGCTTCATCGGCTTCGCCGGCCACAGCGATCCCGTGGTGTTCCGCAGCTTCAAGGTGAAGACGAAGTAA
- a CDS encoding TlpA family protein disulfide reductase: MKFAICVLLLCSSGLAGAQSAPSAEAEAEAAVTAAKAKAQRLFAAGISEKELLEVAKEANKSGVPRQQIIEAKLVWGLRSQNTDFLVKILPEVEILAENFDPATAAAMPNADAVRSFISYIKAMKAESSQDEAGFKQHILEALWLNPQQGQVFLQSISKHRLADEMANLKVDLKLPLTTSGGEATTLNDVLGGKKALLLDFWASWCGPCMQLMPALKHKAETLSAHGIVVAAVNKDDENAESTAERLRNELSMPMPWLVEPPERPFTKELQIESIPRMVLISPDGKVLFNGHPEDPALWVALKKIDPAIEPVKAQ, translated from the coding sequence ATGAAATTTGCGATCTGTGTCCTCCTTCTCTGCAGCAGCGGCCTGGCCGGTGCGCAGTCAGCCCCCAGCGCCGAGGCCGAGGCTGAAGCGGCGGTGACTGCCGCCAAGGCCAAAGCCCAGCGCCTCTTTGCCGCGGGCATCAGCGAGAAGGAACTGCTGGAGGTGGCCAAGGAGGCCAACAAGTCCGGCGTGCCGCGCCAGCAGATCATCGAGGCCAAGCTGGTGTGGGGACTGCGCTCCCAGAACACGGACTTTTTGGTGAAGATCCTGCCCGAGGTGGAGATCCTGGCGGAGAACTTTGACCCCGCCACGGCGGCGGCCATGCCCAATGCGGACGCGGTGCGCTCCTTCATCTCCTACATCAAGGCCATGAAGGCCGAATCCTCGCAGGACGAGGCGGGCTTCAAGCAGCACATCCTGGAGGCCCTTTGGCTGAACCCACAGCAGGGGCAGGTCTTTCTGCAGAGCATCTCCAAGCACCGCCTGGCCGACGAGATGGCCAATCTGAAAGTGGACCTGAAGCTGCCACTGACCACCTCGGGTGGAGAGGCCACCACGCTGAATGACGTGCTGGGCGGCAAGAAGGCGCTGCTGCTGGACTTCTGGGCCTCCTGGTGCGGCCCCTGCATGCAGCTCATGCCCGCGCTGAAGCACAAGGCCGAGACGCTGAGCGCCCACGGCATCGTGGTGGCGGCGGTGAACAAAGATGACGAAAACGCCGAATCCACGGCCGAGCGCCTCCGCAATGAGCTCAGCATGCCCATGCCCTGGCTGGTGGAGCCTCCAGAGCGCCCCTTTACCAAGGAGCTGCAGATCGAGAGCATCCCCCGCATGGTGCTGATCTCCCCCGATGGCAAGGTGCTCTTCAACGGCCACCCCGAAGACCCTGCGCTGTGGGTGGCGCTGAAGAAGATCGATCCGGCGATTGAGCCGGTGAAGGCGCAGTGA
- a CDS encoding sigma-70 family RNA polymerase sigma factor: MSSPDRTQEFLELLTRHDRALGVYVYSLVTVPHDADDILQQTKMILWRSFEQFESGTNFLAWARKTAFHQVLTYRRQKKREATPLSDDMLELLHDEVSKLSDSGDLRSEALRACVAKLPAAHRQLITLRYYEDLEIDGVAERIRSTAGAVYRALSRIRMSLMTCVEKEIQLQGGAEA; the protein is encoded by the coding sequence ATGTCCTCCCCCGACCGCACCCAGGAGTTTCTCGAGCTGCTCACGCGCCATGACCGCGCGCTGGGTGTGTATGTGTACAGCCTCGTGACGGTGCCGCATGATGCCGATGACATCCTGCAGCAGACGAAGATGATCCTGTGGCGGAGTTTTGAGCAGTTTGAGAGCGGCACGAATTTCCTGGCCTGGGCGCGCAAGACGGCCTTTCACCAGGTGCTGACCTACCGCCGCCAGAAGAAGCGCGAGGCCACCCCGCTGAGCGATGACATGCTGGAGCTGCTGCACGATGAGGTGAGCAAGCTGAGCGACAGCGGCGACCTGCGCAGCGAGGCCCTGCGCGCCTGCGTGGCCAAGCTGCCCGCCGCGCACCGCCAGCTGATCACCCTGCGCTACTACGAGGACCTGGAGATCGACGGCGTGGCGGAGCGCATCCGCAGCACGGCAGGCGCGGTGTACCGCGCGCTGAGCCGCATCCGCATGAGCCTCATGACCTGCGTGGAAAAAGAAATCCAGCTGCAAGGAGGTGCCGAAGCATGA
- a CDS encoding CBM96 family carbohydrate-binding protein: MKPADEFRLMELCERYADEKLSAAEVTALEAELRADAEARAFFAKALHQRAELCFDDSWHAAMSATPAPDAGHAEPARPAPLRTPWWRYGITAAAAACVTFALVWLPGLRDGTVATLVRAQQCQWAGSSLPTVEGARLKPGMLDLMEGLAVIRFDSGAELVLEAPATVEVMDGMNCKLRRGTLVAEVPPQAKGFSIDTKDAKVIDWGTKFGLSAGEDGKYLVQVMEGLVEVDDKSGAQSKKLEKGQRVDHGWSQKQMHPSAGDDDDAEPSRWQPSIVMDAGDGWRAITTAFGRGKDSYIQSSDKAPHDFGTHPFFRVKHSRDTKPDLNRKGYIAFDLSQFSGRQIEDAELVLTIEPSELGFASFVPDSTFAVYGVLDESQDAWEESGLTWQQAPAHDPLQPERNLPLAAKVKLLGKFEIAQGINRGTRKLRGKDLADFLSADTNQIATLIICRETNETQDSGLVHAFATKENGTRSAPMLRVKLR; this comes from the coding sequence ATGAAGCCCGCCGATGAATTTCGCCTGATGGAGCTGTGCGAGCGCTACGCCGATGAAAAGCTGAGCGCCGCCGAGGTGACCGCCCTGGAGGCCGAGCTGCGCGCCGATGCTGAAGCACGCGCCTTTTTTGCCAAGGCCCTGCACCAGCGCGCCGAGCTGTGCTTTGATGATTCCTGGCATGCTGCCATGAGCGCCACACCTGCGCCCGATGCCGGGCACGCCGAGCCAGCCCGCCCTGCCCCGCTGCGCACGCCGTGGTGGCGGTACGGCATCACGGCCGCAGCAGCGGCCTGTGTGACCTTTGCCCTCGTGTGGCTGCCCGGGCTGCGGGACGGCACCGTGGCCACGCTGGTGCGTGCGCAGCAGTGCCAGTGGGCTGGCAGCAGCCTGCCCACCGTGGAGGGCGCAAGGCTCAAGCCCGGCATGCTGGACCTCATGGAGGGCCTGGCCGTCATCCGCTTTGACAGCGGCGCGGAGCTGGTGCTGGAGGCCCCTGCCACCGTGGAGGTGATGGACGGCATGAACTGCAAGCTGCGCCGTGGCACGCTGGTGGCCGAGGTGCCGCCGCAGGCCAAGGGCTTCAGCATTGATACCAAAGATGCCAAGGTCATCGACTGGGGCACGAAGTTTGGCCTCAGCGCCGGAGAGGATGGCAAGTACCTCGTGCAGGTCATGGAGGGCCTGGTGGAGGTGGACGACAAATCCGGTGCCCAATCCAAGAAGCTCGAAAAAGGCCAGCGCGTGGACCACGGCTGGTCGCAGAAGCAGATGCACCCCTCCGCCGGCGATGACGATGATGCCGAGCCCAGCCGCTGGCAGCCCTCCATCGTGATGGATGCCGGGGACGGCTGGCGCGCCATCACCACCGCCTTTGGCCGTGGCAAGGACAGCTACATCCAGTCCTCTGACAAAGCGCCGCACGACTTTGGCACGCACCCCTTCTTCCGTGTGAAGCACAGCCGCGACACCAAGCCTGATCTGAACCGCAAAGGCTACATCGCCTTTGACCTCAGCCAGTTCAGCGGCCGCCAGATCGAGGACGCCGAGCTGGTGCTGACCATCGAGCCCAGCGAGCTGGGCTTTGCCAGCTTTGTGCCGGACAGCACCTTTGCCGTGTATGGCGTGCTGGATGAAAGCCAGGACGCGTGGGAGGAGAGCGGCCTGACCTGGCAGCAGGCCCCGGCGCATGATCCGCTGCAGCCGGAGCGTAATCTGCCTCTGGCTGCGAAGGTGAAGCTGCTGGGTAAATTCGAGATCGCCCAAGGGATCAACCGCGGCACGCGCAAGCTGCGCGGCAAGGACCTGGCCGATTTCCTCAGCGCCGACACCAATCAGATCGCCACGCTTATCATCTGCCGCGAGACGAACGAGACGCAGGACAGCGGCCTCGTGCACGCCTTTGCGACGAAGGAAAACGGCACGCGATCCGCGCCGATGCTGCGCGTGAAGCTGCGGTGA
- a CDS encoding NAD(P)/FAD-dependent oxidoreductase — protein MSQQTWDVIVIGGGPAGATAAVTLRQAGRSVLVLEKSKFPRFHIGESLLPYNREIFDDLGVWSKIQCAGFMVKRGAQFWMGNGRLHTRLDFSRGSFTEFPESIQVERAKFDDILLRHAESLGAEVVEQALVTEHCVSPDCATVKYRTADGTDHEARAAFLMDASGLSNFTANRENLREYYPGHKKIAIFGHYSGVQMPVGNEKGDILIIRRENSWFWMIPLEDDKTSVGLVLDQADFKALKQDPQQVFDDAVLSTPAVQDRMINAKAITQGHVLTDFSYTNRKLVSPRLVRVGDASGFIDPIFSSGVMLAMKSAQDGARAVSAAIASGRAMTFALKRYEWGTRRHVGRFWQFIEKFYTKHFAQLFFQPSNRFRVVCAINCTLAGRTRPSFATWWRLKFFFILVALQKRFNLAKPIKIS, from the coding sequence ATGAGCCAACAAACCTGGGATGTCATAGTCATTGGCGGCGGGCCTGCGGGAGCCACGGCGGCGGTCACGCTGCGGCAGGCGGGGCGCTCGGTGCTCGTGCTGGAAAAGTCCAAGTTTCCGCGCTTCCACATCGGCGAGTCCCTGCTGCCCTACAATCGCGAGATCTTTGACGACCTCGGCGTCTGGTCCAAGATCCAGTGCGCAGGCTTCATGGTGAAACGCGGCGCTCAGTTCTGGATGGGCAATGGCCGGCTGCACACGCGCCTCGATTTCTCGCGCGGCTCCTTCACCGAATTTCCCGAGTCCATCCAGGTGGAGCGCGCCAAATTTGACGACATCCTGCTGCGCCATGCGGAGTCCCTCGGCGCTGAGGTCGTGGAGCAGGCGCTGGTCACGGAGCACTGCGTCTCTCCGGATTGCGCCACGGTGAAGTACCGCACCGCCGACGGCACCGATCACGAGGCGCGCGCCGCCTTCCTCATGGATGCCAGCGGCCTGAGCAACTTCACCGCCAACCGCGAAAACCTGCGCGAGTACTATCCCGGGCACAAAAAGATCGCCATCTTTGGCCACTACAGCGGCGTGCAGATGCCGGTGGGAAATGAGAAGGGAGACATCCTCATCATCCGCCGTGAGAACTCCTGGTTCTGGATGATCCCGCTGGAGGATGACAAGACCAGCGTGGGCCTGGTGCTGGACCAGGCCGACTTCAAGGCGCTGAAGCAGGACCCGCAGCAGGTCTTTGACGATGCCGTGCTCAGCACCCCCGCCGTGCAGGACCGCATGATCAATGCAAAGGCCATCACGCAGGGCCATGTGCTCACTGATTTCTCCTACACCAACCGCAAGCTCGTCTCCCCCCGCCTCGTGCGTGTGGGAGATGCCTCCGGGTTCATCGACCCCATCTTTTCCAGCGGTGTCATGCTGGCCATGAAGAGCGCGCAGGATGGCGCGCGTGCCGTCAGTGCTGCCATCGCCTCCGGGCGTGCCATGACCTTTGCCTTGAAGCGCTACGAGTGGGGCACCCGCCGCCATGTGGGGCGCTTCTGGCAGTTCATCGAAAAATTCTACACCAAGCACTTTGCGCAGCTCTTCTTCCAGCCGAGCAACCGCTTCCGCGTGGTGTGCGCCATCAACTGCACCCTAGCCGGACGCACCCGCCCTTCCTTCGCCACCTGGTGGCGGCTGAAGTTCTTCTTCATCCTCGTGGCACTGCAAAAGCGCTTCAACCTGGCCAAGCCGATCAAGATCAGCTGA
- a CDS encoding pectate lyase family protein: protein MKLTPLFSTVILLISSSAQAGAAELTAFPGAEGYGRLAKGGRGGDVYHVKNLADSGEGSLREGLETMTGPRTIVFDVSGTIELQKELRLENQSGLTIAGQTAPGDGITLKNQPLKFYNVSDLVLRFIRVRLGDERKGAADCIDLGETKKPIKRAILDHVTATWGVDGTMDVYFASDLTLQWCLLGEALHDSVHEKGPHAMLMSIRKTQGNVSLHHNLLFSSRDRHPTLGGGPEPFNPTAIFDFRNNVIYNWSGPCNLGHGQFSLVNNYWRPGPNKEPQTLPVAPKSEKPDCTVGYMSGNLFEGNEAYIRDNYSAVQWGTRGGKYKADVPREKFVQKDSPVAAADIPMTESATACYDSVLARAGASKARDAADERVVQGIRDRTHRQIDSPKQVGGWPVLKSQPAPQDTDGDGMPDAWEKSHRLDPENAKDGNQTTLSAEGYTNLEMYLAELAGDPLHWK, encoded by the coding sequence ATGAAACTGACTCCATTGTTCTCCACCGTCATTTTGCTCATCTCCTCATCAGCCCAGGCTGGCGCTGCCGAGCTGACCGCCTTTCCCGGAGCGGAGGGTTATGGGCGACTGGCCAAAGGCGGGCGTGGTGGAGATGTTTACCATGTCAAAAACCTCGCAGACTCAGGCGAGGGCTCGCTGCGTGAAGGATTGGAGACCATGACTGGCCCGCGCACGATCGTGTTTGACGTCAGCGGCACCATCGAACTGCAGAAGGAGTTGCGGCTTGAAAACCAATCTGGCCTCACCATCGCGGGGCAGACGGCTCCTGGAGATGGAATCACGTTGAAAAACCAACCGCTGAAATTTTACAATGTCTCGGATCTCGTGCTGCGCTTCATCCGTGTGCGGCTCGGAGATGAACGCAAGGGAGCCGCAGACTGCATCGACCTCGGCGAAACGAAAAAACCAATCAAGCGCGCCATTCTGGACCACGTGACCGCCACCTGGGGTGTGGATGGGACGATGGATGTGTACTTCGCCTCCGACCTCACCCTGCAGTGGTGCCTGCTCGGCGAAGCCCTGCATGACTCGGTGCATGAAAAGGGCCCGCATGCCATGCTCATGTCCATCCGCAAGACACAGGGAAACGTGAGCCTGCACCACAACCTGCTCTTCAGCAGCCGCGACCGCCACCCCACGCTGGGCGGCGGGCCGGAGCCATTCAACCCGACGGCGATTTTTGATTTCCGCAACAACGTCATCTACAACTGGAGCGGCCCCTGCAATCTTGGCCACGGCCAGTTCAGCCTCGTGAACAACTACTGGCGGCCCGGCCCCAACAAGGAACCCCAAACCCTGCCCGTGGCCCCCAAGTCCGAAAAGCCGGACTGCACCGTGGGCTACATGAGCGGCAACCTCTTTGAGGGCAACGAAGCGTACATTCGTGACAACTACAGCGCCGTGCAGTGGGGCACGCGCGGCGGCAAGTACAAGGCGGATGTGCCACGCGAGAAATTTGTGCAGAAGGATTCTCCCGTAGCCGCAGCGGACATCCCCATGACGGAATCCGCCACCGCCTGCTATGACTCCGTGCTGGCCAGGGCGGGCGCATCCAAAGCGCGGGATGCCGCCGACGAACGCGTAGTGCAGGGAATCCGCGACCGCACCCACCGCCAGATCGACAGCCCCAAACAAGTGGGCGGATGGCCTGTGCTCAAATCCCAGCCAGCCCCTCAGGACACAGACGGCGACGGCATGCCAGACGCCTGGGAAAAAAGCCACCGCCTGGACCCGGAGAACGCCAAAGATGGCAACCAGACCACCCTGAGCGCGGAAGGCTACACCAATCTGGAGATGTACCTCGCCGAGCTGGCCGGTGATCCACTGCACTGGAAGTAG